In a genomic window of Piliocolobus tephrosceles isolate RC106 chromosome 1, ASM277652v3, whole genome shotgun sequence:
- the FAM71A gene encoding protein FAM71A, with translation MNGDSLLPYYTAQSGSSMSMFNTTMGRLQRQLYKGEYDIFKYAPIFESDFIQITKRGEVIDVHNRVRMVTMGIARTSPILPLPDVMLLARPATGCEEYAGHGQATKRKKHKAAKNLELTRLLPLKFVRISVHDHEKQQLRLKFATGRSCYLQLCPALNTRDDLFAYWEKLIYLLRPPMESNSSTCGIPAEDMMWMPVFQEDRRSLEAVDLQGKGDQDQVSIRSLHMVSEVCGATSAAYAGGERLQHDFHKPTNVLNVSIPETFTELAEEPATGATKEAAAAGAATGTTAGALSVAAANSAPGQVSAAIAGVATIGAGGSKSNMAIAGTASMAPNSTKVAVAGAAGKSSEHVSSTSMSLSREGSVSLAIAGVELTSRTAAETDMDAAAGLPVSTRQSKGSLSGQHGRERTQASAEACKEGRERREKDRALGRSSHRRRTGESHHKTRGDKIARKSSSRSSFSHRASRDDKKEKGCGSPGSSRHGDSHKGVSHTPISKESRTSHKSGRSLSTTSSESSKRLGRISSFLRNVRANLTTKAVSIPHGRDVDIMAKTVERSTNVAIAETAEGGQGLEMVGSMTTDIMETVTFEAH, from the coding sequence ATGAATGGTGATTCTCTGCTGCCGTATTACACGGCCCAGAGTGGCTCCAGCATGAGCATGTTCAACACCACAATGGGGAGACTGCAGCGACAACTATACAAGGGGGAGTATGATATATTCAAATATGCACCGATATTTGAGAGCGACTTTATCCAGATCACCAAAAGGGGAGAAGTGATTGATGTGCACAACCGCGTCCGTATGGTGACCATGGGCATTGCACGAACCAGCCCCATCCTCCCACTCCCAGATGTCATGCTGCTGGCACGACCAGCCACCGGCTGCGAAGAGTATGCTGGACATGGCCAGGCcaccaagagaaaaaaacacaaggcAGCCAAGAACTTAGAGCTCACCAGGCTCCTCCCCCTGAAGTTTGTACGGATCTCTGTTCACGACCATGAGAAACAACAGCTGCGCCTGAAGTTTGCCACTGGCAGATCTTGCTATCTGCAGTTGTGTCCCGCTCTCAACACACGGGATGACCTCTTTGCTTATTGGGAAAAACTAATTTACCTCTTGCGGCCACCCATGGAAAGTAACAGCAGTACCTGTGGCATTCCAGCTGAAGACATGATGTGGATGCCTGTGTTTCAGGAAGACAGGAGGAGCCTGGAAGCCGTGGATCTTCAAGGAAAGGGGGATCAGGACCAGGTCAGCATCCGGAGCCTCCACATGGTCTCTGAGGTGTGTGGGGCCACTTCTGCTGCTTATGCTGGAGGGGAGAGACTCCAACACGACTTTCACAAACCCACTAACGTGCTCAATGTATCCATCCCCGAAACATTTACAGAGCTTGCTGAGGAGCCAGCAACAGGGGCGACCaaagaggcagcagcagcaggggcagCAACAGGCACCACAGCAGGTGCCTTGAGTGTGGCAGCAGCCAATTCTGCCCCTGGACAGGTGAGCGCAGCCATAGCTGGGGTGGCCACCATAGGCGCAGGAGGAAGCAAAAGCAACATGGCCATTGCAGGCACTGCCAGCATGGCTCCAAACAGCACGAAGGTGGCCGTGGCAGGGGCTGCAGGCAAGTCCTCAGAGCATGTTTCCAGCACGTCCATGAGCCTTTCCCGAGAGGGCAGTGTGAGCCTGGCCATTGCAGGAGTAGAACTGACCAGCAGGACTGCTGCAGAAACAGACATGGATGCAGCAGCGGGACTTCCTGTCTCCACCCGGCAGAGCAAGGGCAGCCTGAGTGGACAGCATGGAAGGGAGCGAACCCAGGCCAGCGCTGAAGCTTGcaaggaggggagggaaagaagggaaaaggacAGGGCTCTCGGAAGGAGTTCCCATCGCCGCAGGACAGGTGAAAGCCACCACAAAACAAGGGGGGACAAGATTGCCCGAAAGTCCTCCAGCAGGTCCTCATTCAGCCACAGAGCCAGTAGAGATGACAAAAAGGAGAAAGGCTGTGGCAGCCCGGGGAGCAGCAGGCACGGGGACTCGCATAAAGGTGTCAGCCACACGCCCATCTCAAAGGAGTCCAGGACCTCTCACAAATCTGGGAGGAGTTTATCGACCACCAGCTCTGAATCCAGCAAGAGACTTGGCAGGATCAGCTCTTTCCTGAGGAACGTCAGAGCCAACCTGACTACAAAAGCAGTAAGCATACCACACGGTAGAGATGTGGACATCATGGCTAAGACGGTGGAGAGGAGCACCAACGTGGCCATCGCTGAGACAGCAGAAGGTGGCCAGGGGCTGGAGATGGTTGGTTCTATGACAACGGACATCATGGAGACAGTGACCTTTGAAGCCCATTAA